The Phycisphaerae bacterium nucleotide sequence ACTGTTTTTTGAAATGATTGAGCCGGAGATCAAACACGAGATCGATGCAATGAACGACCTGATGCAACGTCTCGCGCCTGGCGAGCTGGAGATCATCGGCGTTGCGTCAGTCCTCGGAGATAGCGAGCACCAGCAGCGGGATGATATTCGCGCCTATCTCACGGACCAGCGTGTCGCATTTCGCGTCGGCCTCGATGCCGGTGGAGTCATGTCACTGAACACTTACCGCGGGCAGGGCACGCCCCATTATGCTGTCATTGACCGCGCCGGCCGCGTGCGCTACCTCGGCGCGGGTCCCGCGGCGGACGTTGAGTACCGCGTTCGCCGGCTACTCGCGGAGCGCCGCGACAAAGCCCTGCCCGGCCGCAGGCTGGTCATGCCGATGAGTCGCACGGGGCGCGAATTGATCGACACACGGGCTCCGAGGTTGGTGAGCCGGTCATGGGCGAATACGCCAAACGAAAATCCGCCGGAACTGGCCGGACGGGTGCGCCTCATACGTTTCTTCACCGACGACTGTCCGTCGTGCCGTGCCACGTTACCGACACTGTCCCGCATTTATCGTGACTACTCCGAGGAGGGACTGTCCGTTGTGGGCATCTACTATCCGAAGTCAGGTCCGCGAGTGGTGAACGACGACGAATTTCGCTCGACGATTCGCAGGCTGGAGTTGGAGTTCCCTTGCATGCCGGACGCCGACTGGTCATTTCTAGATCGAATCTGGCTCAAGTCAGGCGATGCCGCCCGAAGCGAGCCGCGGGAACACAAATGCGCGACTTTTCTGCTGGACAGACGCGGGCGCATCCGTTTCATACACCCCGGACCGGACTTTTATCCCAGCAGTCGGCCGGCCGAAAAACGGCAGGATGAGGATTATCGTGCCGTTCGCGCGGCAATCGAGAAGTTGCTCGCCGAGTAGTCGATTGTGTGGATTCAGGGGCCAAGGCGCTACATGCACATGTCCAACGATCAATCCGAGACGCGACTGACGATCGTGGCTGCCTTCGGTATCGCCGTGATTCTCGCGACGTATCTCAACCTGACGCGCGTGCCGGCCGTCTTTTGGTTGACGCCGTTGACCGAGAACATCAGAACGGCGGACGGGCGAAGTGTCATCCCCGACCCGGGCGAACAACTCACGCACGTCTACCTGCCTGATCCGGACAATGACTTGCGCGTCTTTCGGGCGAAAGAAGTTGCGGAAGGGCGCCTCCGGTGCTGGGACATCATGTCGCAAATCAACGCGCCGGCGGGCGTACGGCTTCACTGGACGTCGCCGATGGACTATCTCACTGCGGGAGCGGGCCTGATCGGCGAGTACGTCCTTGGAGGGCCGGACGGCTTTGTCACAGGCGCGGCACTGGTCGCACCGGCGGTGGGAGTCGCCTATCTCGCGGTCCTGATCGGACTGGTCGCGCAGTTGGGTGGCGGTCTGGCGGCCCTAATCTGCGGAGCAGCCTGTGCCGCGTCGCCCGCATTTCTGCGCGTCTTCGGACTGGGAAATGTCGATCACCACTGTCTGATTGAGCTGCTTCTGGCAATCGCGACACTTGCGCTGATCAACGGCGCGCGGCGCATGGCCGATCGGATCGCGTCAGCGCCCAGGCACGACGACGCCCGTGGACTGAATTCGGCGGATTCCAGCGTTGGAAGAGCCAATCCGCGCGGCACCCCTGCCGGAACGATCAAGGAACTCGCCTGCTTCGCCCTGAGCGGGCTGATGATCGGCGTCGCGATCTGGACGGCCACCCAGGTCATCCTCTTCTGGTCGATTATCTTCGGCGTTCTGTGCATCACGGTTGCCGCCGGCCGCTCCGAAAGCCGATGGGCCTTGTTCCACGCTGCGACCGTCTGGACCGGCGGCGCTCTGATCGCGGTGATCGTCGGCTTTGTGATTGACGGCCGGCACGAGTGGGCCGCAATGCCGGTGGATCGGATCAGCCTGTTTCACGTCGGTGCGACGCTCCTTGGATTGCTGGTCATTCGAGTCATCGGCCCCGGCACGGCGCGCGGCGGGTCTTCGGCGGCCGGAACGCGCGTTGGTCGAACGCTGCCCGCAATTCTAGGAATCGCGGTTCTCGTCGTCGTCGCCGTAAAATCGGAATCCGTGCTTGCGCCCGTTCGAGGCGACGCGCTGGCACGCTGGCACGAACGCGTGGCCGAATTGCAGCCGCTCATTCGGTTCACCGGGGAAATGGAATTGTCGGCTCGACTGGCTCCGATGCACGAGCGATTGGGGTTTCTGCCCTATCTGCTGATCATCGCGTTTCCGACGTTTCTGATTGCCCGGCGCGTGCCCCTCTGGATACGATTCCTGCTTGGTCTGTTCGCCTTCACGATTTCCGTGCTTTCGATCGTCCAGCTTCGGTGGATTGACCATTATGGCACGTTTGCGCTGCCGGTTATCGTCGTCGGTCTGCTCGAATCGACTCATCGAATCGGCCACTGGATCAAGGGATTTAGTCTGGTCTGGCGCGGGTCGTTGGTTGCGTCGGCCATCGGTGTGTCGTCAATTCCTTTTTCAGTCTGGCCAACATTGGCATTGATCTGGCGCGCCGGCGACGTGGCGGCCCGCGCTCCTTCGGGCCTCAACCCGGAATCCGCCGCCCTGCTCGATGCGATCGGGCCGCGAGAAGATCAGAAACGCACGGCTTTGACTGCAATGGCCATTCGCCGCACGGAGATGCTGAATCCCGCGTCATCGGCACGACGCAACATTCTCTGCGAAGAAGGTGAAGGCCCGACTCTCCTGCGCGAGACCGGGCTACCGGTGGTGGCCGCTCCATATCATCGAGCGATTTCCGGCATTGTTGAGATGATGCGATTCTTTGCAGAGCGCGATCCGGCAGCCGCGCGGGCCCGTCTGGATCGACTTGGCGTGCGTTACATCGTCGCACCGTATCGCGCGAACGAACAGTTGATGCATTTTGAACAGATCGCCTTCGGTGAGTTGCGTTCGTACGATCCGCCGATCGATTCGTATGATGCACGCGGGGCATTGCGGCAGACGCTGCGTTATCGGCCCGAAGTGAACCGGACGATGGCCTATCGACTTGCAGTTCAACCGTACGATCATGGCATCGAAGGCGTGGAACTTCTGTACGGAATATGCGATGATCCGAGTCAGCCTGGCGCGATTCACGGGCTGCTTTTCATCGTTCACGAAACTGCGATCCCGACCACGGCACAAGCAATGAGCGGCACGCCATGAACGAAATCGAGCGGCGGATTCACCGATTGCGAGATGAGATTCAGGAGCATGATCGACGCTACTATGATCATGGCGCGCCGAGCATCAGCGACGTCGAGTACGATCGC carries:
- a CDS encoding TlpA family protein disulfide reductase, with amino-acid sequence MRFALILCWLSIASATSGVAAHPARAQFFNAISGSPHDGSPPATSQPTTRPDDEVAFEPSADLTPSECAAIAEKLLDRDEFERASLWYQAARDRTTDAALIRRISEQVSKLELLGRTAPRLSTDEWLQGSMPPGSQLQNKVIVILFFEMIEPEIKHEIDAMNDLMQRLAPGELEIIGVASVLGDSEHQQRDDIRAYLTDQRVAFRVGLDAGGVMSLNTYRGQGTPHYAVIDRAGRVRYLGAGPAADVEYRVRRLLAERRDKALPGRRLVMPMSRTGRELIDTRAPRLVSRSWANTPNENPPELAGRVRLIRFFTDDCPSCRATLPTLSRIYRDYSEEGLSVVGIYYPKSGPRVVNDDEFRSTIRRLELEFPCMPDADWSFLDRIWLKSGDAARSEPREHKCATFLLDRRGRIRFIHPGPDFYPSSRPAEKRQDEDYRAVRAAIEKLLAE